One genomic window of Cyprinus carpio isolate SPL01 chromosome A23, ASM1834038v1, whole genome shotgun sequence includes the following:
- the LOC109066175 gene encoding PC4 and SFRS1-interacting protein-like isoform X6, giving the protein MQKGVKMKRSTDEFTPGDTVFAKMKGYPFWPARIGEGKAPRNKIPIFFYGTHSTLLFCSSRTFLFPKDIVPYWPNKEKYGRPIKRGGFEEGMWEIENDPGVGLRGQKPLRVTRSTADLSQTPDEIPATPVTGTALKRKRSLTDSDVKEGVPLPVTNSSSPAGSKRKRFTEEQEPKKSEVQNINTQDKDEQNKLKQMNSDVQIVSEKQDETKEEKKPKDEERSRILAEKRQSVLRSLQGLVTSTRGKTPSSAEEPNEEPDRRSTEQQNNNNNNNNREEELRAHSLSVTDSLLYRLHGDIRISMTLKNPDVSKCLSALDELSTVPVSSRNIQNHSELIDTLRKMRWFRGSEAIMFKASMLYHRFKNIYLIGDTEETRSQEFIEESETEAGAVSGVKAVGLTNVCQETRDTKPLNTCLTGVTSS; this is encoded by the exons ATGCAGAAGGGAGTGAAG ATGAAGAGGAGCACTGATGAGTTTACTCCAGGGGACACAGTGTTTGCTAAGATGAAGGGTTATCCTTTCTGGCCTGCCAGG ATTGGGGAAGGAAAAGCCCCCAGAAATAAGATCCCTATCTTCTTTTATGGAACACACTCGAC TCTCCTTTTCTGCTCTTCCAGAACGTTTCTCTTCCCCAAAGACATCGTCCCCTACTGGCCAAACAAAGAGAAGTACGGCCGGCCAATCAAAAGGGGCGGGTTCGAGGAGGGCATGTGGGAGATCGAGAATGACCCGGGTGTGGGCCTCAGAGGTCAAAAG CCCTTGAGGGTCACGCGCTCCACTGCAGATCTGAGCCAGACACCAGACGAAATCCCTGCGACGCCGGTGACGGGGACCGCTCTGAAGAGGAAACGCTCGCTAACTGATTCTGATGTGAAGGAAGGTGTTCCTCTTCCTGTGACGAACAGCTCCAGCCCAGCAG gcTCAAAGAGGAAGCGGTTCACAGAGGAACAAGAACCGAAGAAGAGCGAGGTCCAGAACATAAACACACAAGACAAGGACGAACAGAATAAACTCAAACAGATGAACAGTGACGTCCAGATTGTCTCTGAAAAGCAGGACGAGACAAAAGAGGAGAAGAAACCGAAAGATGAAGAG aGGAGCAGGATCCTGGCCGAGAAGAGGCAGAGCGTGCTGAGGTCGCTGCAGGGATTGGTGACGTCCACCAGAGGAAAGACTCCGAGCAGCGCCGAGGAGCCGAACGAAGAACCTGACCGCAGGAGCACGGA acagcagaacaacaacaacaacaacaacaacagagaggAAGAGCTCAGAG ctcaTTCTCTGTCCGTCACAGACTCATTACTCTACCGGCTTCATGGTGACATCAGGATCTCAATGACGCTCAAAAATCCA gatGTCAGTAAGTGTTTATCGGCTCTGGATGAGTTGAGCACCGTCCCGGTCTCGTCTCGAAACATTCAGAACCACAGCGAGCTCATCGACACGCTCAGAAAG atgCGCTGGTTTCGTGGCAGCGAGGCGATCATGTTTAAAGCCTCCATGTTGTATCATCGCTTTAAAAACATCTACCTCATCGGAGACACCGAGGAGACTCGGAGTCAGGAGTTCATCGAGGAGAGCGAGACGGAGGCCGGAGCAG TTAGTGGAGTTAAAGCCGTCGGTCTGACGAACGTCTGTCAAGAGACCCGAGATACCAAACCACTGAACACGTGCCTCACGGGTGTGACATCATCATGA
- the LOC109066175 gene encoding PC4 and SFRS1-interacting protein-like isoform X3 → MQKGVKMKRSTDEFTPGDTVFAKMKGYPFWPARIGEGKAPRNKIPIFFYGTHSTLLFCSSRTFLFPKDIVPYWPNKEKYGRPIKRGGFEEGMWEIENDPGVGLRGQKKAALVKRLSESRLKLKDAENQIEAKKQTGSRTDSAPNSDSRETLVKPSKTKSESVAKTRSTRSRDSAVKTVTPEDRRTDKVTPARKTLAAGRRVLPSRKIILTRRASAAKTLSARRKHTLNRKILSTAEKPIDAHNHKQPLRVTRSTADLSQTPDEIPATPVTGTALKRKRSLTDSDVKEGVPLPVTNSSSPAGSKRKRFTEEQEPKKSEVQNINTQDKDEQNKLKQMNSDVQIVSEKQDETKEEKKPKDEERSRILAEKRQSVLRSLQGLVTSTRGKTPSSAEEPNEEPDRRSTEQQNNNNNNNNREEELRAHSLSVTDSLLYRLHGDIRISMTLKNPDVSKCLSALDELSTVPVSSRNIQNHSELIDTLRKVHLVELKPSV, encoded by the exons ATGCAGAAGGGAGTGAAG ATGAAGAGGAGCACTGATGAGTTTACTCCAGGGGACACAGTGTTTGCTAAGATGAAGGGTTATCCTTTCTGGCCTGCCAGG ATTGGGGAAGGAAAAGCCCCCAGAAATAAGATCCCTATCTTCTTTTATGGAACACACTCGAC TCTCCTTTTCTGCTCTTCCAGAACGTTTCTCTTCCCCAAAGACATCGTCCCCTACTGGCCAAACAAAGAGAAGTACGGCCGGCCAATCAAAAGGGGCGGGTTCGAGGAGGGCATGTGGGAGATCGAGAATGACCCGGGTGTGGGCCTCAGAGGTCAAAAG AAAGCAGCGCTAGTCAAACGACTGTCAGAGAGTCGACTGAAACTGAAAGACGCAGAAAATCAGATCGAAGCCAAAAAACAGACGGGATCCCGAACGGATTCAGCGCCGAACAGCGATTCGAGGGAAACTCTTGTGAAACCCAGCAAAACAAAGTCTGAATCCGTCGCTAAAACGAGGTCGACGCGTTCCAGAGATTCAGCGGTGAAGACCGTCACGCCAGAGGACAGACGGACGGATAAAGTCACGCCTGCGAGGAAGACGCTCGCGGCAGGAAGGAGGGTTTTACCGTCCAGGAAGATCATTTTAACCAGACGAGCATCAGCAGCAAAGACGCTCTCGGCTCGCAGGAAACACACGCTGAACAGAAAGATCCTTTCAACCGCCGAGAAACCCATAGACGCTCATAATCACAAGCAG CCCTTGAGGGTCACGCGCTCCACTGCAGATCTGAGCCAGACACCAGACGAAATCCCTGCGACGCCGGTGACGGGGACCGCTCTGAAGAGGAAACGCTCGCTAACTGATTCTGATGTGAAGGAAGGTGTTCCTCTTCCTGTGACGAACAGCTCCAGCCCAGCAG gcTCAAAGAGGAAGCGGTTCACAGAGGAACAAGAACCGAAGAAGAGCGAGGTCCAGAACATAAACACACAAGACAAGGACGAACAGAATAAACTCAAACAGATGAACAGTGACGTCCAGATTGTCTCTGAAAAGCAGGACGAGACAAAAGAGGAGAAGAAACCGAAAGATGAAGAG aGGAGCAGGATCCTGGCCGAGAAGAGGCAGAGCGTGCTGAGGTCGCTGCAGGGATTGGTGACGTCCACCAGAGGAAAGACTCCGAGCAGCGCCGAGGAGCCGAACGAAGAACCTGACCGCAGGAGCACGGA acagcagaacaacaacaacaacaacaacaacagagaggAAGAGCTCAGAG ctcaTTCTCTGTCCGTCACAGACTCATTACTCTACCGGCTTCATGGTGACATCAGGATCTCAATGACGCTCAAAAATCCA gatGTCAGTAAGTGTTTATCGGCTCTGGATGAGTTGAGCACCGTCCCGGTCTCGTCTCGAAACATTCAGAACCACAGCGAGCTCATCGACACGCTCAGAAAGGTACAC TTAGTGGAGTTAAAGCCGTCGGTCTGA
- the LOC109066175 gene encoding PC4 and SFRS1-interacting protein-like isoform X4: MQKGVKMKRSTDEFTPGDTVFAKMKGYPFWPARIGEGKAPRNKIPIFFYGTHSTLLFCSSRTFLFPKDIVPYWPNKEKYGRPIKRGGFEEGMWEIENDPGVGLRGQKKAALVKRLSESRLKLKDAENQIEAKKQTGSRTDSAPNSDSRETLVKPSKTKSESVAKTRSTRSRDSAVKTVTPEDRRTDKVTPARKTLAAGRRVLPSRKIILTRRASAAKTLSARRKHTLNRKILSTAEKPIDAHNHKQPLRVTRSTADLSQTPDEIPATPVTGTALKRKRSLTDSDVKEGVPLPVTNSSSPAGSKRKRFTEEQEPKKSEVQNINTQDKDEQNKLKQMNSDVQIVSEKQDETKEEKKPKDEERSRILAEKRQSVLRSLQGLVTSTRGKTPSSAEEPNEEPDRRSTEQQNNNNNNNNREEELRAHSLSVTDSLLYRLHGDIRISMTLKNPDVSKCLSALDELSTVPVSSRNIQNHSELIDTLRKLVELKPSV, from the exons ATGCAGAAGGGAGTGAAG ATGAAGAGGAGCACTGATGAGTTTACTCCAGGGGACACAGTGTTTGCTAAGATGAAGGGTTATCCTTTCTGGCCTGCCAGG ATTGGGGAAGGAAAAGCCCCCAGAAATAAGATCCCTATCTTCTTTTATGGAACACACTCGAC TCTCCTTTTCTGCTCTTCCAGAACGTTTCTCTTCCCCAAAGACATCGTCCCCTACTGGCCAAACAAAGAGAAGTACGGCCGGCCAATCAAAAGGGGCGGGTTCGAGGAGGGCATGTGGGAGATCGAGAATGACCCGGGTGTGGGCCTCAGAGGTCAAAAG AAAGCAGCGCTAGTCAAACGACTGTCAGAGAGTCGACTGAAACTGAAAGACGCAGAAAATCAGATCGAAGCCAAAAAACAGACGGGATCCCGAACGGATTCAGCGCCGAACAGCGATTCGAGGGAAACTCTTGTGAAACCCAGCAAAACAAAGTCTGAATCCGTCGCTAAAACGAGGTCGACGCGTTCCAGAGATTCAGCGGTGAAGACCGTCACGCCAGAGGACAGACGGACGGATAAAGTCACGCCTGCGAGGAAGACGCTCGCGGCAGGAAGGAGGGTTTTACCGTCCAGGAAGATCATTTTAACCAGACGAGCATCAGCAGCAAAGACGCTCTCGGCTCGCAGGAAACACACGCTGAACAGAAAGATCCTTTCAACCGCCGAGAAACCCATAGACGCTCATAATCACAAGCAG CCCTTGAGGGTCACGCGCTCCACTGCAGATCTGAGCCAGACACCAGACGAAATCCCTGCGACGCCGGTGACGGGGACCGCTCTGAAGAGGAAACGCTCGCTAACTGATTCTGATGTGAAGGAAGGTGTTCCTCTTCCTGTGACGAACAGCTCCAGCCCAGCAG gcTCAAAGAGGAAGCGGTTCACAGAGGAACAAGAACCGAAGAAGAGCGAGGTCCAGAACATAAACACACAAGACAAGGACGAACAGAATAAACTCAAACAGATGAACAGTGACGTCCAGATTGTCTCTGAAAAGCAGGACGAGACAAAAGAGGAGAAGAAACCGAAAGATGAAGAG aGGAGCAGGATCCTGGCCGAGAAGAGGCAGAGCGTGCTGAGGTCGCTGCAGGGATTGGTGACGTCCACCAGAGGAAAGACTCCGAGCAGCGCCGAGGAGCCGAACGAAGAACCTGACCGCAGGAGCACGGA acagcagaacaacaacaacaacaacaacaacagagaggAAGAGCTCAGAG ctcaTTCTCTGTCCGTCACAGACTCATTACTCTACCGGCTTCATGGTGACATCAGGATCTCAATGACGCTCAAAAATCCA gatGTCAGTAAGTGTTTATCGGCTCTGGATGAGTTGAGCACCGTCCCGGTCTCGTCTCGAAACATTCAGAACCACAGCGAGCTCATCGACACGCTCAGAAAG TTAGTGGAGTTAAAGCCGTCGGTCTGA
- the LOC109066175 gene encoding PC4 and SFRS1-interacting protein-like isoform X1 has product MQKGVKMKRSTDEFTPGDTVFAKMKGYPFWPARIGEGKAPRNKIPIFFYGTHSTLLFCSSRTFLFPKDIVPYWPNKEKYGRPIKRGGFEEGMWEIENDPGVGLRGQKKAALVKRLSESRLKLKDAENQIEAKKQTGSRTDSAPNSDSRETLVKPSKTKSESVAKTRSTRSRDSAVKTVTPEDRRTDKVTPARKTLAAGRRVLPSRKIILTRRASAAKTLSARRKHTLNRKILSTAEKPIDAHNHKQPLRVTRSTADLSQTPDEIPATPVTGTALKRKRSLTDSDVKEGVPLPVTNSSSPAGSKRKRFTEEQEPKKSEVQNINTQDKDEQNKLKQMNSDVQIVSEKQDETKEEKKPKDEERSRILAEKRQSVLRSLQGLVTSTRGKTPSSAEEPNEEPDRRSTEQQNNNNNNNNREEELRAHSLSVTDSLLYRLHGDIRISMTLKNPDVSKCLSALDELSTVPVSSRNIQNHSELIDTLRKMRWFRGSEAIMFKASMLYHRFKNIYLIGDTEETRSQEFIEESETEAGAVSGVKAVGLTNVCQETRDTKPLNTCLTGVTSS; this is encoded by the exons ATGCAGAAGGGAGTGAAG ATGAAGAGGAGCACTGATGAGTTTACTCCAGGGGACACAGTGTTTGCTAAGATGAAGGGTTATCCTTTCTGGCCTGCCAGG ATTGGGGAAGGAAAAGCCCCCAGAAATAAGATCCCTATCTTCTTTTATGGAACACACTCGAC TCTCCTTTTCTGCTCTTCCAGAACGTTTCTCTTCCCCAAAGACATCGTCCCCTACTGGCCAAACAAAGAGAAGTACGGCCGGCCAATCAAAAGGGGCGGGTTCGAGGAGGGCATGTGGGAGATCGAGAATGACCCGGGTGTGGGCCTCAGAGGTCAAAAG AAAGCAGCGCTAGTCAAACGACTGTCAGAGAGTCGACTGAAACTGAAAGACGCAGAAAATCAGATCGAAGCCAAAAAACAGACGGGATCCCGAACGGATTCAGCGCCGAACAGCGATTCGAGGGAAACTCTTGTGAAACCCAGCAAAACAAAGTCTGAATCCGTCGCTAAAACGAGGTCGACGCGTTCCAGAGATTCAGCGGTGAAGACCGTCACGCCAGAGGACAGACGGACGGATAAAGTCACGCCTGCGAGGAAGACGCTCGCGGCAGGAAGGAGGGTTTTACCGTCCAGGAAGATCATTTTAACCAGACGAGCATCAGCAGCAAAGACGCTCTCGGCTCGCAGGAAACACACGCTGAACAGAAAGATCCTTTCAACCGCCGAGAAACCCATAGACGCTCATAATCACAAGCAG CCCTTGAGGGTCACGCGCTCCACTGCAGATCTGAGCCAGACACCAGACGAAATCCCTGCGACGCCGGTGACGGGGACCGCTCTGAAGAGGAAACGCTCGCTAACTGATTCTGATGTGAAGGAAGGTGTTCCTCTTCCTGTGACGAACAGCTCCAGCCCAGCAG gcTCAAAGAGGAAGCGGTTCACAGAGGAACAAGAACCGAAGAAGAGCGAGGTCCAGAACATAAACACACAAGACAAGGACGAACAGAATAAACTCAAACAGATGAACAGTGACGTCCAGATTGTCTCTGAAAAGCAGGACGAGACAAAAGAGGAGAAGAAACCGAAAGATGAAGAG aGGAGCAGGATCCTGGCCGAGAAGAGGCAGAGCGTGCTGAGGTCGCTGCAGGGATTGGTGACGTCCACCAGAGGAAAGACTCCGAGCAGCGCCGAGGAGCCGAACGAAGAACCTGACCGCAGGAGCACGGA acagcagaacaacaacaacaacaacaacaacagagaggAAGAGCTCAGAG ctcaTTCTCTGTCCGTCACAGACTCATTACTCTACCGGCTTCATGGTGACATCAGGATCTCAATGACGCTCAAAAATCCA gatGTCAGTAAGTGTTTATCGGCTCTGGATGAGTTGAGCACCGTCCCGGTCTCGTCTCGAAACATTCAGAACCACAGCGAGCTCATCGACACGCTCAGAAAG atgCGCTGGTTTCGTGGCAGCGAGGCGATCATGTTTAAAGCCTCCATGTTGTATCATCGCTTTAAAAACATCTACCTCATCGGAGACACCGAGGAGACTCGGAGTCAGGAGTTCATCGAGGAGAGCGAGACGGAGGCCGGAGCAG TTAGTGGAGTTAAAGCCGTCGGTCTGACGAACGTCTGTCAAGAGACCCGAGATACCAAACCACTGAACACGTGCCTCACGGGTGTGACATCATCATGA
- the LOC109066175 gene encoding PC4 and SFRS1-interacting protein-like isoform X2, with protein MQKGVKMKRSTDEFTPGDTVFAKMKGYPFWPARIGEGKAPRNKIPIFFYGTHSTTFLFPKDIVPYWPNKEKYGRPIKRGGFEEGMWEIENDPGVGLRGQKKAALVKRLSESRLKLKDAENQIEAKKQTGSRTDSAPNSDSRETLVKPSKTKSESVAKTRSTRSRDSAVKTVTPEDRRTDKVTPARKTLAAGRRVLPSRKIILTRRASAAKTLSARRKHTLNRKILSTAEKPIDAHNHKQPLRVTRSTADLSQTPDEIPATPVTGTALKRKRSLTDSDVKEGVPLPVTNSSSPAGSKRKRFTEEQEPKKSEVQNINTQDKDEQNKLKQMNSDVQIVSEKQDETKEEKKPKDEERSRILAEKRQSVLRSLQGLVTSTRGKTPSSAEEPNEEPDRRSTEQQNNNNNNNNREEELRAHSLSVTDSLLYRLHGDIRISMTLKNPDVSKCLSALDELSTVPVSSRNIQNHSELIDTLRKMRWFRGSEAIMFKASMLYHRFKNIYLIGDTEETRSQEFIEESETEAGAVSGVKAVGLTNVCQETRDTKPLNTCLTGVTSS; from the exons ATGCAGAAGGGAGTGAAG ATGAAGAGGAGCACTGATGAGTTTACTCCAGGGGACACAGTGTTTGCTAAGATGAAGGGTTATCCTTTCTGGCCTGCCAGG ATTGGGGAAGGAAAAGCCCCCAGAAATAAGATCCCTATCTTCTTTTATGGAACACACTCGAC AACGTTTCTCTTCCCCAAAGACATCGTCCCCTACTGGCCAAACAAAGAGAAGTACGGCCGGCCAATCAAAAGGGGCGGGTTCGAGGAGGGCATGTGGGAGATCGAGAATGACCCGGGTGTGGGCCTCAGAGGTCAAAAG AAAGCAGCGCTAGTCAAACGACTGTCAGAGAGTCGACTGAAACTGAAAGACGCAGAAAATCAGATCGAAGCCAAAAAACAGACGGGATCCCGAACGGATTCAGCGCCGAACAGCGATTCGAGGGAAACTCTTGTGAAACCCAGCAAAACAAAGTCTGAATCCGTCGCTAAAACGAGGTCGACGCGTTCCAGAGATTCAGCGGTGAAGACCGTCACGCCAGAGGACAGACGGACGGATAAAGTCACGCCTGCGAGGAAGACGCTCGCGGCAGGAAGGAGGGTTTTACCGTCCAGGAAGATCATTTTAACCAGACGAGCATCAGCAGCAAAGACGCTCTCGGCTCGCAGGAAACACACGCTGAACAGAAAGATCCTTTCAACCGCCGAGAAACCCATAGACGCTCATAATCACAAGCAG CCCTTGAGGGTCACGCGCTCCACTGCAGATCTGAGCCAGACACCAGACGAAATCCCTGCGACGCCGGTGACGGGGACCGCTCTGAAGAGGAAACGCTCGCTAACTGATTCTGATGTGAAGGAAGGTGTTCCTCTTCCTGTGACGAACAGCTCCAGCCCAGCAG gcTCAAAGAGGAAGCGGTTCACAGAGGAACAAGAACCGAAGAAGAGCGAGGTCCAGAACATAAACACACAAGACAAGGACGAACAGAATAAACTCAAACAGATGAACAGTGACGTCCAGATTGTCTCTGAAAAGCAGGACGAGACAAAAGAGGAGAAGAAACCGAAAGATGAAGAG aGGAGCAGGATCCTGGCCGAGAAGAGGCAGAGCGTGCTGAGGTCGCTGCAGGGATTGGTGACGTCCACCAGAGGAAAGACTCCGAGCAGCGCCGAGGAGCCGAACGAAGAACCTGACCGCAGGAGCACGGA acagcagaacaacaacaacaacaacaacaacagagaggAAGAGCTCAGAG ctcaTTCTCTGTCCGTCACAGACTCATTACTCTACCGGCTTCATGGTGACATCAGGATCTCAATGACGCTCAAAAATCCA gatGTCAGTAAGTGTTTATCGGCTCTGGATGAGTTGAGCACCGTCCCGGTCTCGTCTCGAAACATTCAGAACCACAGCGAGCTCATCGACACGCTCAGAAAG atgCGCTGGTTTCGTGGCAGCGAGGCGATCATGTTTAAAGCCTCCATGTTGTATCATCGCTTTAAAAACATCTACCTCATCGGAGACACCGAGGAGACTCGGAGTCAGGAGTTCATCGAGGAGAGCGAGACGGAGGCCGGAGCAG TTAGTGGAGTTAAAGCCGTCGGTCTGACGAACGTCTGTCAAGAGACCCGAGATACCAAACCACTGAACACGTGCCTCACGGGTGTGACATCATCATGA
- the LOC109066175 gene encoding PC4 and SFRS1-interacting protein-like isoform X5, which produces MEIQFVAALVKRLSESRLKLKDAENQIEAKKQTGSRTDSAPNSDSRETLVKPSKTKSESVAKTRSTRSRDSAVKTVTPEDRRTDKVTPARKTLAAGRRVLPSRKIILTRRASAAKTLSARRKHTLNRKILSTAEKPIDAHNHKQPLRVTRSTADLSQTPDEIPATPVTGTALKRKRSLTDSDVKEGVPLPVTNSSSPAGSKRKRFTEEQEPKKSEVQNINTQDKDEQNKLKQMNSDVQIVSEKQDETKEEKKPKDEERSRILAEKRQSVLRSLQGLVTSTRGKTPSSAEEPNEEPDRRSTEQQNNNNNNNNREEELRAHSLSVTDSLLYRLHGDIRISMTLKNPDVSKCLSALDELSTVPVSSRNIQNHSELIDTLRKMRWFRGSEAIMFKASMLYHRFKNIYLIGDTEETRSQEFIEESETEAGAVSGVKAVGLTNVCQETRDTKPLNTCLTGVTSS; this is translated from the exons atggaaatccAGTTTGtgg CAGCGCTAGTCAAACGACTGTCAGAGAGTCGACTGAAACTGAAAGACGCAGAAAATCAGATCGAAGCCAAAAAACAGACGGGATCCCGAACGGATTCAGCGCCGAACAGCGATTCGAGGGAAACTCTTGTGAAACCCAGCAAAACAAAGTCTGAATCCGTCGCTAAAACGAGGTCGACGCGTTCCAGAGATTCAGCGGTGAAGACCGTCACGCCAGAGGACAGACGGACGGATAAAGTCACGCCTGCGAGGAAGACGCTCGCGGCAGGAAGGAGGGTTTTACCGTCCAGGAAGATCATTTTAACCAGACGAGCATCAGCAGCAAAGACGCTCTCGGCTCGCAGGAAACACACGCTGAACAGAAAGATCCTTTCAACCGCCGAGAAACCCATAGACGCTCATAATCACAAGCAG CCCTTGAGGGTCACGCGCTCCACTGCAGATCTGAGCCAGACACCAGACGAAATCCCTGCGACGCCGGTGACGGGGACCGCTCTGAAGAGGAAACGCTCGCTAACTGATTCTGATGTGAAGGAAGGTGTTCCTCTTCCTGTGACGAACAGCTCCAGCCCAGCAG gcTCAAAGAGGAAGCGGTTCACAGAGGAACAAGAACCGAAGAAGAGCGAGGTCCAGAACATAAACACACAAGACAAGGACGAACAGAATAAACTCAAACAGATGAACAGTGACGTCCAGATTGTCTCTGAAAAGCAGGACGAGACAAAAGAGGAGAAGAAACCGAAAGATGAAGAG aGGAGCAGGATCCTGGCCGAGAAGAGGCAGAGCGTGCTGAGGTCGCTGCAGGGATTGGTGACGTCCACCAGAGGAAAGACTCCGAGCAGCGCCGAGGAGCCGAACGAAGAACCTGACCGCAGGAGCACGGA acagcagaacaacaacaacaacaacaacaacagagaggAAGAGCTCAGAG ctcaTTCTCTGTCCGTCACAGACTCATTACTCTACCGGCTTCATGGTGACATCAGGATCTCAATGACGCTCAAAAATCCA gatGTCAGTAAGTGTTTATCGGCTCTGGATGAGTTGAGCACCGTCCCGGTCTCGTCTCGAAACATTCAGAACCACAGCGAGCTCATCGACACGCTCAGAAAG atgCGCTGGTTTCGTGGCAGCGAGGCGATCATGTTTAAAGCCTCCATGTTGTATCATCGCTTTAAAAACATCTACCTCATCGGAGACACCGAGGAGACTCGGAGTCAGGAGTTCATCGAGGAGAGCGAGACGGAGGCCGGAGCAG TTAGTGGAGTTAAAGCCGTCGGTCTGACGAACGTCTGTCAAGAGACCCGAGATACCAAACCACTGAACACGTGCCTCACGGGTGTGACATCATCATGA